One Eptesicus fuscus isolate TK198812 chromosome 11, DD_ASM_mEF_20220401, whole genome shotgun sequence genomic region harbors:
- the ERMN gene encoding ermin isoform X1, whose protein sequence is MTDVPVTFSQVECNGDTPPENGNPPIPKTNDEVSDVDGTPPYYRVEPGLEDLPTEENQEKSEKLHGKMLLNWPKDEKTLKETSVDEMTFREGHQWRKIPLSSSNQELSRQKERIAEQPLEEREVGDRKNKAYQATEIEWLGFRKAGPVDVLHDEEQEVWDEETNNEDDDEDEVRVIEFKKKNVEGSHFKEEGDPSEDSPLSSPSSQPVTPDEQPPFGKKSDISRNAYSRYNTISYRKIRKGNTKQRIDEFESMLNL, encoded by the exons ATGACAGATGTTCCAGTAACATTTAGCCAGGTTGAGTGTAATGGGGATACACCACCTGAAAACGGTAACCCCCCGATCCCGAAAACCAATGACGAAGTCAGTGATGTGGATGGCACCCCACCATACTACAGGGTGGAACCGGGTCTTGAAGATTTGCCCACAGAAGAGAATCaggagaaaagtgaaaaattacATGGGAAGATGCTGCTCAACTGGCCCAAGGATGAGAAGACTCTGAAAG AAACCAGTGTTGATGAAATGACATTCAGAGAAG GGCATCAGTGGAGGAAGATTCCTCTGAGCAGCAGTAACCAGGAACTAAGTAGACAAAAGGAAAGAATTGCTGAACAACCTCTAGAAGAACGAGAAGTTGGGGATAGGAAGAACAAAGCTTACCAGGCAACTGAAATAGAATGGCTGGGATTTCGAAAAGCTGGCCCAGTTGATGTGTTGCATGACGAGGAGCAAGAGGTTTGGGATGAAGAAACTAacaatgaagatgatgatgaagatgaagtTCGAGTgatagaatttaagaaaaaaaatgtagagggTTCTCACTTCAAAGAGGAAGGTGACCCAAGTGAGGACTCCCCACTGAgcagccccagctcccagcctgtGACCCCTGATGAGCAGCCACCTTTTGGGAAGAAGAGTGATAtttccagaaatgcttattcaCGATACAACACAATATCCTACCGGAAAATCAGGAAGGGGAATACCAAGCAAAGAATTGATGAATTTGAGTCTATGCTGAATTTATAA
- the ERMN gene encoding ermin isoform X2, which yields MTDVPVTFSQVECNGDTPPENGNPPIPKTNDEVSDVDGTPPYYRVEPGLEDLPTEENQEKSEKLHGKMLLNWPKDEKTLKEKPEEHLFIVHKAITDLSLQETSVDEMTFREGHQWRKIPLSSSNQELSRQKERIAEQPLEEREVGDRKNKAYQATEIEWLGFRKAGPVDVLHDEEQEVWDEETNNEDDDEDEVRVIEFKKKNVEGSHFKEEGDPSEDSPLSSPSSQPVTPDEQPPFGKKSDISRNAYSRYNTISYRKIRKGNTKQRIDEFESMLNL from the exons ATGACAGATGTTCCAGTAACATTTAGCCAGGTTGAGTGTAATGGGGATACACCACCTGAAAACGGTAACCCCCCGATCCCGAAAACCAATGACGAAGTCAGTGATGTGGATGGCACCCCACCATACTACAGGGTGGAACCGGGTCTTGAAGATTTGCCCACAGAAGAGAATCaggagaaaagtgaaaaattacATGGGAAGATGCTGCTCAACTGGCCCAAGGATGAGAAGACTCTGAAAG aaaaACCAGAAGAGCATCTCTTCATTGTTCATAAGGCCATCACAGATCTTTCTCTCCAAGAAACCAGTGTTGATGAAATGACATTCAGAGAAG GGCATCAGTGGAGGAAGATTCCTCTGAGCAGCAGTAACCAGGAACTAAGTAGACAAAAGGAAAGAATTGCTGAACAACCTCTAGAAGAACGAGAAGTTGGGGATAGGAAGAACAAAGCTTACCAGGCAACTGAAATAGAATGGCTGGGATTTCGAAAAGCTGGCCCAGTTGATGTGTTGCATGACGAGGAGCAAGAGGTTTGGGATGAAGAAACTAacaatgaagatgatgatgaagatgaagtTCGAGTgatagaatttaagaaaaaaaatgtagagggTTCTCACTTCAAAGAGGAAGGTGACCCAAGTGAGGACTCCCCACTGAgcagccccagctcccagcctgtGACCCCTGATGAGCAGCCACCTTTTGGGAAGAAGAGTGATAtttccagaaatgcttattcaCGATACAACACAATATCCTACCGGAAAATCAGGAAGGGGAATACCAAGCAAAGAATTGATGAATTTGAGTCTATGCTGAATTTATAA